The following coding sequences lie in one Spirochaetia bacterium 38H-sp genomic window:
- a CDS encoding SoxR reducing system RseC family protein yields the protein MKSNKLSHVAKVVSIEGDKIRISMYRSGMCAHCAAKGACSVMDSNEQEMLVKNPGNLRVGDMVKLVISSSTGWKAMIVAFVVPFLLMFAGILIASSLGASEGVSAVAGLGSLALYYAILALFKKRIDRTFSVKIEKISQ from the coding sequence ATGAAATCAAATAAGTTATCACATGTTGCCAAGGTTGTTTCCATAGAGGGAGACAAGATTAGAATATCAATGTACCGCTCAGGTATGTGTGCACATTGTGCAGCAAAGGGTGCCTGTTCTGTGATGGACTCAAATGAGCAAGAGATGCTTGTAAAAAATCCGGGAAATCTTAGGGTAGGAGATATGGTCAAGCTTGTTATAAGCTCAAGCACCGGCTGGAAGGCTATGATAGTGGCTTTTGTGGTGCCTTTTCTCTTGATGTTTGCAGGTATTTTGATTGCTTCTTCTCTCGGGGCATCGGAGGGTGTCTCTGCTGTGGCAGGCCTTGGGTCCCTTGCGCTTTACTATGCCATACTGGCACTCTTTAAAAAGCGTATAGACAGAACTTTTTCTGTCAAAATAGAAAAAATCAGTCAATAG
- a CDS encoding RnfABCDGE type electron transport complex subunit B has protein sequence MSIIFSVIVLTFTAGIFALMLAWAAKRFAVKEDPRVETVMEMLPGINCGACGFAGCSGLASALVQAADSGDLSGLFCPPGGQNTMDKVGEFLGVEFSGGDVPVAVLRCGGSCQASPPKVEYTGEKSCKIAHMAFSGEGGCPMGCLHYGDCEVACPFDAISMDSETGLPVVDEEKCTGCGECVKACPRGLFELRPRGKRGRRVWVNCRNTQKGAIARKNCQVACIGCGKCVRTCDTVAKAITMENNLAYIDPLKCIACGKCVRECPTGAILATFPVKKQVSSQEKQGE, from the coding sequence GTGTCCATTATCTTTTCTGTCATTGTTTTAACTTTCACTGCGGGTATCTTTGCTCTGATGCTTGCCTGGGCTGCAAAGCGATTTGCAGTTAAGGAAGATCCCAGGGTAGAAACCGTAATGGAGATGCTTCCAGGTATCAACTGTGGTGCCTGCGGTTTTGCAGGCTGTTCCGGACTTGCGTCTGCTCTTGTACAGGCTGCCGATTCCGGAGATTTAAGCGGATTATTCTGTCCTCCAGGTGGCCAAAATACCATGGACAAGGTTGGAGAATTCCTAGGCGTTGAGTTCTCAGGTGGAGATGTGCCTGTTGCCGTTCTAAGGTGTGGCGGTTCTTGCCAGGCTTCTCCTCCCAAGGTTGAATACACAGGAGAAAAAAGCTGTAAGATTGCCCATATGGCTTTTTCCGGAGAAGGAGGCTGTCCTATGGGGTGTCTGCACTACGGCGATTGTGAGGTTGCCTGTCCATTCGATGCTATTAGTATGGACTCTGAGACTGGGCTTCCTGTTGTGGATGAAGAGAAATGTACTGGCTGCGGCGAGTGTGTAAAGGCTTGTCCCAGAGGGCTTTTTGAGCTTAGGCCAAGAGGAAAACGCGGACGACGCGTATGGGTCAATTGCCGCAATACGCAGAAAGGCGCTATTGCCAGAAAAAACTGTCAGGTCGCATGTATAGGCTGTGGTAAATGTGTGAGAACTTGCGATACTGTTGCAAAAGCTATCACAATGGAAAACAATCTTGCATACATAGATCCACTCAAGTGTATTGCCTGTGGCAAGTGTGTGAGAGAATGTCCTACCGGCGCTATTCTTGCAACTTTTCCGGTAAAAAAACAAGTATCTTCACAGGAGAAACAAGGTGAGTAA
- the rsxC gene encoding electron transport complex subunit RsxC: MSKITFPKGGIHPPENKITEHLPIETMPIPDEVAILLSQHLGAPAKPIVAKGDKVLVGTLIGEAQGFISANIHSSVSGTVVKIDEIPDANGYPKTAVVIKVEGDEWEPSCDLSSELKKECPLSPSDIIEKIKQAGIVGMGGAGFPTHVKLMIPEGKSVDTLIINAAECEPYLTADHRLLLERTEELLVGVSILKKALSVDRAVIGIESNKPDAIKKLSETALEYEGIEIKELKTKYPQGAEKQLIKAVTGREVPSGRLPLDVGCVVINAGTAHAVYRAVQKNIPLIERVVTVTGKALKKPANLMVRTGTPVSVVVDYAGGLPDDICKVISGGPMMGKAMPNLDSTITKTTSGILVITGKEAIRPEPTACIRCAKCVSVCPMGLEPYLLEKLTENKLWDKAEEKAITDCVECGSCSYICPAARPLLDNIRYGKSTVMMIKRKRSAK; this comes from the coding sequence GTGAGTAAGATTACTTTTCCCAAGGGCGGTATACATCCGCCAGAGAACAAGATAACAGAGCATCTGCCCATAGAAACAATGCCAATACCCGATGAGGTTGCTATTCTTTTGTCCCAACATCTTGGGGCTCCTGCAAAACCTATTGTTGCAAAAGGAGATAAGGTGCTTGTTGGCACACTCATTGGCGAGGCTCAGGGGTTTATATCTGCCAATATACACTCAAGTGTGTCCGGTACGGTTGTCAAGATCGATGAGATTCCTGATGCAAATGGATATCCTAAAACCGCGGTTGTAATAAAGGTAGAAGGAGATGAGTGGGAGCCATCCTGCGATCTATCCTCCGAGCTCAAAAAAGAATGCCCGCTATCACCTTCTGATATTATAGAAAAAATAAAACAGGCAGGAATCGTAGGTATGGGCGGAGCAGGTTTTCCCACTCATGTCAAGCTTATGATTCCGGAAGGAAAGAGTGTAGACACACTCATAATAAACGCAGCGGAGTGCGAACCATATCTTACGGCAGACCACAGACTCTTGCTGGAACGTACGGAAGAGCTCCTTGTAGGTGTCAGTATATTAAAGAAAGCTCTTTCTGTTGACAGAGCTGTAATAGGCATAGAAAGTAACAAACCAGATGCAATAAAAAAACTGTCAGAGACAGCCTTAGAATACGAGGGAATAGAGATAAAAGAGCTTAAGACAAAGTACCCCCAAGGTGCAGAAAAACAGCTTATTAAGGCTGTTACAGGAAGAGAGGTACCGTCGGGAAGACTGCCTCTCGATGTGGGCTGTGTGGTAATCAATGCAGGCACTGCCCATGCGGTTTACAGAGCAGTGCAGAAAAATATCCCTCTTATAGAAAGAGTTGTAACTGTAACAGGAAAAGCTCTCAAAAAACCTGCTAATCTTATGGTAAGGACAGGCACACCTGTCTCTGTTGTGGTGGATTATGCCGGCGGATTGCCCGATGACATCTGTAAAGTAATATCAGGCGGTCCTATGATGGGCAAAGCAATGCCCAATCTTGACAGCACAATTACAAAAACAACATCCGGCATACTGGTAATAACCGGTAAAGAGGCAATTAGACCAGAACCCACTGCATGTATAAGGTGTGCAAAATGTGTCTCCGTTTGCCCAATGGGACTTGAGCCCTATCTTCTTGAGAAACTTACAGAAAACAAGCTGTGGGATAAAGCCGAGGAGAAAGCAATAACAGACTGTGTGGAGTGCGGCTCATGCAGCTACATCTGTCCGGCAGCAAGACCGCTTCTTGACAATATAAGATACGGCAAATCAACAGTAATGATGATAAAAAGAAAGAGGAGTGCAAAATGA
- a CDS encoding RnfABCDGE type electron transport complex subunit D → MNKLTVSLSPHAKAPIDTQKVMLAVILALMPSFIASLYFFGVRAFIVTAVSVVAAVLTEYLITTILLKRKNTTSDLSAVVAGLLLAYNVPSSIPLWQIASGAVFAMGIAKLAFGGLGNNPFNPALAGRAFMLVSFPQQMTTWPQPVVTKMMLNPDALTAATPLGILKEHIKAGETIQQFSNKLPDYWHMFIGNIGGSLGETSALAILIGGLFLLLIRVISWRIPFFYLAGLVSITGIFYLIDPTRYADPLFHLLAGGVLLGAFFMATDLVTSPMSPAGQIIYALGGGILAALIRLFGSYPEGCSYSILIMNAFVPLIDRALPPSRFGKEASRA, encoded by the coding sequence ATGAACAAACTCACAGTAAGCCTTTCTCCTCATGCAAAGGCACCCATAGATACGCAAAAGGTTATGCTTGCTGTAATACTTGCCCTTATGCCATCTTTTATAGCCTCACTATATTTCTTCGGTGTAAGAGCGTTTATCGTTACCGCAGTATCGGTAGTAGCAGCAGTTCTCACAGAATATCTGATAACAACAATTCTGTTAAAGAGGAAGAATACCACATCTGATCTTTCTGCAGTGGTTGCAGGGCTTCTGCTTGCCTATAATGTGCCATCAAGTATCCCCTTGTGGCAGATAGCATCGGGAGCAGTATTTGCAATGGGAATAGCCAAGCTTGCTTTTGGAGGTTTAGGTAATAACCCATTTAACCCTGCACTGGCAGGCAGAGCTTTTATGCTTGTAAGCTTTCCCCAGCAGATGACGACTTGGCCTCAGCCTGTTGTAACCAAAATGATGTTAAATCCGGATGCACTCACCGCTGCAACACCGCTTGGAATACTCAAGGAACACATCAAGGCTGGAGAAACAATTCAGCAATTTAGCAACAAATTGCCAGATTATTGGCATATGTTTATAGGAAACATAGGCGGCTCGTTGGGAGAAACAAGCGCACTTGCCATTCTCATAGGCGGACTTTTTCTGCTTCTCATCCGTGTTATATCATGGAGAATTCCGTTTTTTTATCTTGCTGGACTTGTAAGCATAACCGGGATTTTCTATCTGATAGATCCTACAAGGTATGCAGACCCTCTTTTTCATCTGCTTGCAGGAGGCGTATTGCTTGGAGCCTTTTTTATGGCAACAGATCTTGTAACAAGCCCCATGAGCCCTGCAGGACAGATAATATACGCACTTGGCGGCGGCATATTGGCCGCACTTATAAGGCTCTTTGGCTCATATCCAGAAGGATGTTCTTATTCCATACTTATAATGAACGCCTTTGTCCCACTTATAGACAGGGCTTTGCCGCCATCAAGGTTTGGAAAGGAGGCCTCCCGTGCTTAG
- a CDS encoding RnfABCDGE type electron transport complex subunit G — protein MLSKIPSTPLTMVLVLAIIAALSAALLAVTDSITAPVIEQVQEEKQAKAVETVLPETDNNPAQHPVVFEDAPDLIFFPASKREKPVGVAVRTYTDNGFSGRFWIMVGFLPDGSIYDTLVLQHAETPGLGQKMTKEKFKKQFRDKNPKDFVLKVKKDGGDVDAITAATISSRAYCDAIERAYNAFIEHKNELLTTNNAIGPAEEAQK, from the coding sequence GTGCTTAGTAAAATCCCCTCCACACCTCTTACAATGGTACTGGTCCTTGCAATAATAGCTGCTCTCTCTGCAGCACTTCTTGCAGTAACCGACAGCATAACAGCACCTGTTATAGAGCAGGTACAAGAAGAAAAACAGGCAAAAGCCGTAGAAACTGTTCTCCCTGAGACTGACAACAATCCTGCACAGCACCCTGTAGTCTTTGAAGATGCTCCGGATTTGATATTCTTTCCGGCAAGCAAAAGAGAAAAGCCTGTAGGTGTTGCAGTAAGAACATATACGGACAATGGCTTCTCTGGAAGATTCTGGATAATGGTAGGATTTTTGCCTGACGGCAGCATATACGACACGCTGGTTCTTCAACATGCGGAAACTCCCGGACTGGGGCAGAAGATGACAAAGGAAAAGTTTAAAAAACAGTTTAGAGATAAAAATCCAAAAGACTTTGTTCTCAAAGTGAAGAAAGACGGCGGGGATGTGGATGCAATAACAGCAGCAACCATAAGTTCTAGAGCCTACTGTGATGCAATAGAAAGGGCATATAATGCTTTTATAGAGCATAAGAACGAGCTCCTTACAACAAACAATGCAATAGGACCAGCAGAGGAGGCACAAAAATGA
- a CDS encoding electron transport complex subunit E: MTLKENLTKGFFKESPVFVLLLGMCPTLGVTNSAINGLGMGLATTVVLIASNLVISLVKDLIPDKVRIPSFIVIIATFVTIIDMSMAAYLPSLHENLGLFIPLIVVNCIILGRAEAFASKNNPIASLVDGISMGLGFTMALTMLGIIREILGSGSIFDIPFVAEDASTYLLFVMPPGAFITLGLLIPSINAIRDSLVKNRKDIKEHTIEIPEEA; this comes from the coding sequence ATGACATTAAAAGAGAACCTGACAAAAGGTTTTTTTAAGGAAAGCCCTGTATTTGTCCTGCTTCTTGGAATGTGCCCAACTCTGGGTGTAACCAACAGTGCAATAAATGGACTGGGAATGGGACTTGCAACAACAGTGGTACTAATAGCATCCAACCTAGTGATCAGTCTTGTAAAAGACCTTATTCCAGATAAAGTTAGGATTCCTTCTTTTATAGTGATTATTGCAACCTTTGTTACAATAATAGACATGAGCATGGCAGCATACCTGCCGTCACTACACGAAAACCTGGGATTATTTATTCCACTTATAGTTGTAAACTGTATAATTCTGGGACGCGCAGAAGCATTTGCTTCCAAGAACAATCCCATCGCATCTCTTGTGGACGGAATAAGCATGGGGCTTGGCTTTACAATGGCACTTACAATGCTTGGCATAATAAGAGAAATCCTTGGCTCAGGCTCAATATTTGACATACCATTTGTAGCAGAAGATGCAAGCACCTACCTGTTGTTTGTCATGCCACCGGGAGCATTTATAACACTGGGACTTCTCATCCCGTCAATCAATGCAATACGAGACAGTCTTGTAAAGAACAGAAAAGACATAAAAGAGCATACAATAGAAATCCCGGAGGAGGCATAA
- the rsxA gene encoding electron transport complex subunit RsxA has protein sequence MEYLAIFFTAIFINNIIFSQFLGICPFLGVSSRMTTATGMGAAVIFVMTLATTVTFLLHQYILMPLGLHFLNTVAFILVIASLVQLVEIILKKIAPPLYHALGIFLPLITTNCAILGVAILVIQKNYTFAESVVFAASTAMGFTLALVIMAGIRERLEISDIPERLKGGPITLLTAGLLSLAFMGFSGML, from the coding sequence ATGGAATACCTTGCAATATTCTTTACCGCCATATTTATCAACAACATAATATTCTCACAATTTTTGGGCATATGTCCCTTCCTAGGCGTAAGTTCCAGAATGACTACTGCAACAGGAATGGGTGCAGCAGTCATCTTTGTTATGACTCTCGCTACAACAGTGACTTTTCTTCTTCATCAGTACATACTGATGCCTCTTGGCCTGCATTTTTTAAATACAGTAGCATTTATTCTCGTAATAGCATCACTCGTACAGCTTGTAGAAATCATACTAAAGAAAATCGCACCTCCACTCTATCATGCACTCGGAATATTTCTACCTCTTATCACAACCAACTGTGCCATACTAGGTGTAGCAATCCTTGTTATACAGAAAAACTACACATTTGCAGAAAGCGTGGTCTTTGCGGCGTCAACAGCCATGGGCTTTACCCTTGCCCTTGTCATAATGGCAGGAATAAGAGAAAGACTAGAGATATCGGATATACCAGAAAGACTCAAAGGCGGCCCTATAACCCTGCTAACAGCCGGACTCTTGTCGCTTGCATTTATGGGCTTTAGCGGAATGCTTTAA
- a CDS encoding oxidoreductase, whose amino-acid sequence METVLVTGASSGIGRATAIFLAKKGYRVYAGARRTEKMEELKQYAINPVKLDVTDEELAKSCIEKIERESGGVDILINNAGYGLYGTIEEVPIKEAKRQMDVNVFGLARMTQLVIPYMRKKKRGKIINISSIAGKLTTPLGGWYHASKFAVEALSDCLRVELSPFGIDVVVIEPGGIKTEWSDIAFDNLRKTSGSGPYADYVEKVIAMFEKNYSSARISGPEIIAETIYKAMKAKRPKTRYAAGYMARPMLLIRKLFSDRMMDRLTRLMTG is encoded by the coding sequence ATGGAAACAGTACTCGTAACTGGCGCATCGTCCGGTATTGGCAGAGCAACAGCTATATTTCTGGCAAAGAAAGGGTATAGAGTATATGCAGGAGCAAGAAGAACAGAAAAGATGGAAGAGCTAAAACAGTATGCCATAAATCCTGTAAAACTGGATGTTACGGACGAAGAGCTTGCAAAAAGCTGCATAGAGAAAATAGAAAGAGAATCAGGTGGTGTGGATATTCTAATAAATAATGCAGGCTACGGCTTATATGGTACTATAGAAGAAGTACCCATAAAAGAAGCAAAAAGACAGATGGATGTTAATGTTTTTGGGCTTGCAAGGATGACACAGCTTGTTATTCCCTACATGAGAAAAAAGAAAAGAGGGAAAATAATAAACATTTCTTCCATAGCTGGTAAGCTCACAACACCCTTGGGCGGCTGGTATCATGCAAGCAAGTTTGCAGTGGAAGCGCTATCAGACTGCCTGCGTGTGGAGCTTAGCCCCTTTGGCATAGATGTAGTGGTTATAGAACCAGGTGGTATCAAAACAGAGTGGTCAGATATCGCTTTTGACAACCTCAGAAAGACTTCTGGTTCTGGACCTTATGCGGATTATGTTGAGAAGGTAATAGCGATGTTTGAGAAAAATTACTCCAGCGCACGCATATCCGGACCGGAAATTATCGCAGAAACGATTTACAAGGCAATGAAGGCAAAACGTCCCAAAACACGATATGCTGCAGGTTATATGGCCCGCCCCATGCTTCTTATAAGAAAGCTTTTCTCAGATAGAATGATGGACAGGCTGACAAGACTCATGACAGGCTAA
- the radC gene encoding DNA repair protein RadC, whose product MEVRELPQEDRPRERLIKKGASALSSSELMSVLIGSGIKGKGVAKLSREVLAFLEKHNFDCSADELLTIEGLGAAKATLILAAIELVKRYVARPAVPINSPEKAYQYLIPYADKRQEHFICLSLNGAQELIALRVVSVGLVNRALTHPREVFADPISDRAASVIIAHNHPSGNLSPSFDDREVTDRLREAGDILGIPVLDHIIFCKHGFLSFKEEGYI is encoded by the coding sequence ATGGAAGTAAGAGAACTGCCGCAGGAAGACCGTCCAAGGGAGAGGCTAATAAAAAAGGGAGCATCCGCTCTTTCTTCTTCTGAGCTTATGTCCGTGCTAATAGGCAGCGGTATCAAGGGCAAGGGAGTGGCAAAGCTGTCCCGAGAGGTGCTTGCTTTTCTTGAGAAGCATAACTTTGACTGTTCTGCTGATGAGCTTCTTACAATAGAAGGCTTGGGTGCTGCAAAGGCGACTCTTATTCTTGCAGCAATAGAACTTGTAAAACGCTATGTTGCAAGGCCTGCAGTGCCTATCAATAGTCCAGAGAAAGCTTATCAATATCTTATTCCCTATGCAGACAAGCGTCAGGAGCACTTTATCTGCCTTTCTTTAAATGGTGCACAAGAGCTTATAGCTCTCAGGGTTGTAAGCGTTGGGCTTGTCAACCGTGCACTCACCCACCCTCGGGAGGTATTTGCAGATCCTATATCGGACAGAGCAGCCAGCGTGATTATTGCACACAACCATCCCAGTGGCAACCTAAGTCCAAGCTTTGACGACAGGGAAGTTACAGACAGGTTACGGGAAGCTGGCGATATTCTTGGAATTCCAGTGCTGGACCATATCATTTTTTGCAAACACGGGTTTCTGTCTTTTAAAGAAGAGGGATATATCTAA
- the cimA gene encoding citramalate synthase, which translates to MAKHIVIYDTTLRDGMQGIEINYTLEDKILIAKKLDELGVDYIEGGFPLSNEKEAEFFKRIKKEKLTTAKVVAFGSTRKPGKKATGDAHIEALLDAQTEAVIVVGKSWIKHVTDVLRTSPEENLEMIYDSISYLKSEGREVFFDPEHFFDGYKDDPDYAVKTLQAATEAGASCLVLCDTNGGTLPHEVSEIIGALPKEKLAPIGGHFHNDTGNAVANSLMAVLAGATHIQGTINGWGERCGNANLCSIMPNLMYKMGYKLTCGDRIKTLTSVSRFVAEKANIIPDKRQPYVGEAAFSHKAGQHVDVLIKAEELMEHMDASLVGNKRRIILSELAGKSTLVKKLSKYGEFTKDSPEVAKLTELLKEKENEGFEYEAAEASFELLILQVLGLYKPLFSLENYHLESFKTGRADSKTLGKLFLTVEDTEVMGASVCIGPVETLDAALRDALGEKYPFIKEISLIDYRVRVLNPEDATAAKVRVFISSRNHVGETWDTVGVHKNIIEASWQALVDSYEYYYNTYVINR; encoded by the coding sequence ATGGCAAAACACATCGTAATCTATGACACAACACTTAGAGACGGTATGCAGGGAATAGAGATAAATTATACGCTTGAAGATAAAATACTTATTGCAAAAAAACTGGATGAGCTGGGAGTTGATTATATAGAAGGCGGTTTTCCTCTTTCCAATGAGAAAGAAGCAGAGTTTTTTAAGAGGATCAAAAAAGAAAAACTCACTACTGCAAAGGTCGTTGCCTTTGGCTCTACACGCAAGCCTGGAAAAAAAGCAACGGGTGATGCTCACATAGAAGCTCTTCTCGATGCCCAGACAGAGGCTGTAATTGTCGTAGGAAAAAGTTGGATAAAACATGTAACGGATGTTCTAAGGACCAGCCCGGAAGAGAATCTGGAGATGATATACGACTCAATTTCCTATCTCAAATCCGAAGGCAGAGAGGTATTCTTTGACCCAGAACATTTTTTTGACGGATACAAGGATGATCCTGATTATGCAGTAAAAACGCTACAGGCTGCAACAGAAGCAGGAGCATCCTGTCTTGTGCTATGCGATACCAATGGTGGCACTCTTCCCCATGAGGTAAGCGAAATTATAGGTGCTCTTCCAAAGGAAAAGCTTGCTCCTATAGGAGGTCATTTTCATAATGATACTGGTAATGCAGTAGCAAACTCTTTAATGGCTGTGCTCGCCGGAGCAACGCACATTCAGGGCACAATCAATGGTTGGGGAGAACGCTGCGGTAATGCCAACTTGTGTAGCATAATGCCCAACCTCATGTATAAGATGGGATACAAACTCACATGCGGAGACAGAATAAAAACTCTCACAAGTGTGTCACGTTTTGTTGCGGAGAAAGCCAACATAATACCTGACAAAAGACAACCATATGTAGGAGAGGCTGCCTTTAGCCACAAAGCAGGACAGCATGTGGATGTGCTGATAAAAGCAGAAGAGCTTATGGAGCATATGGATGCCTCTCTTGTGGGTAATAAGAGAAGAATAATACTATCGGAACTTGCCGGAAAATCCACTCTGGTGAAAAAACTTTCCAAATACGGTGAGTTTACCAAGGATTCTCCGGAAGTTGCAAAACTTACAGAGCTTTTAAAAGAAAAAGAAAACGAGGGTTTTGAGTACGAGGCAGCAGAAGCTTCGTTTGAGCTTCTTATACTTCAGGTACTTGGTCTGTATAAACCTCTTTTTTCCCTTGAAAACTATCATCTGGAATCCTTCAAAACAGGACGGGCGGATTCCAAGACACTTGGAAAGCTTTTCCTGACCGTAGAGGATACAGAGGTTATGGGTGCATCTGTCTGTATAGGTCCGGTAGAAACACTGGATGCCGCTCTTAGAGATGCTCTTGGAGAGAAATATCCCTTTATAAAAGAAATTTCTCTTATAGACTACAGGGTAAGGGTTCTAAATCCAGAAGACGCAACAGCAGCAAAGGTACGGGTTTTTATAAGCTCACGCAACCATGTGGGAGAAACATGGGATACGGTAGGCGTACATAAGAATATTATAGAAGCCTCATGGCAGGCACTGGTGGACAGCTACGAGTATTATTATAATACTTATGTTATAAACAGATAA
- a CDS encoding AAA family ATPase: protein MAPKIIYVTGFRQHAGKTITSLGLLWLLQKKFSPSELGYIKPVGQELITLEDGSKIDKDAIVVKEFSGISDMDLHTVSPVRLGSGFTKNFLDSENKAEQTKELTDKILRSVKKLEDKKVIVAEGTGHPGVGAIVGLSNANVARLTGAEVIFLSGGGLGKALDMLEVDLHYFMSKGVNVKGVIFNKIIPNKIEQIKHYITEDLLNTRFPFFYNPLRILGFLPIEESLSRPSMQLLANKLDSAIVIGNPNEPQWNIPCGKMIIITQDKEHLIPQRYMTEKALYLISAGSGDRINLIIEAHKKENIPIGGFIITCGDTTQLEDKTLTILENNSVPAIYVTADTATIRERIEDVYENPKLQTSDIIKLQKIQNLFEQYFYWDKFCDIMSL from the coding sequence TTGGCTCCAAAAATAATATATGTGACAGGATTCCGCCAGCATGCAGGAAAAACCATAACATCACTAGGCTTGCTATGGCTACTGCAAAAAAAGTTTTCTCCCTCTGAGCTTGGATACATAAAACCAGTAGGACAGGAACTTATAACACTGGAAGACGGCAGTAAAATAGACAAAGATGCAATAGTTGTCAAAGAGTTTAGCGGCATATCGGATATGGACTTGCACACCGTATCTCCAGTAAGACTTGGGAGCGGATTTACAAAAAACTTTCTGGACTCAGAAAACAAAGCAGAACAGACAAAAGAGCTAACTGATAAAATATTAAGATCCGTAAAAAAGCTTGAAGACAAGAAAGTTATAGTAGCAGAAGGAACAGGACATCCGGGAGTAGGAGCAATAGTCGGACTCTCCAATGCAAATGTTGCAAGATTAACAGGAGCCGAGGTTATATTCCTATCAGGTGGAGGTCTGGGTAAAGCATTGGACATGCTGGAGGTTGACCTTCACTACTTTATGTCTAAGGGAGTCAATGTAAAAGGAGTAATATTCAACAAAATAATTCCCAATAAAATTGAGCAAATAAAGCATTATATTACAGAAGACCTTCTCAACACACGTTTTCCGTTTTTCTATAATCCTCTGAGAATTTTAGGATTCTTACCCATAGAAGAATCCCTGTCCAGACCCAGCATGCAACTTCTTGCCAATAAACTGGATTCTGCTATAGTGATAGGAAACCCAAACGAACCACAATGGAATATCCCGTGTGGTAAAATGATAATCATCACCCAGGACAAAGAGCATCTCATTCCTCAAAGGTATATGACAGAAAAAGCACTATACCTTATAAGTGCAGGAAGCGGAGACAGAATAAATCTCATTATAGAAGCCCATAAAAAAGAAAACATACCTATAGGAGGTTTTATAATAACCTGCGGCGACACCACACAGCTAGAAGACAAAACCCTAACTATTTTGGAAAACAACTCAGTACCGGCAATATATGTGACCGCAGATACAGCAACCATAAGAGAAAGGATAGAAGACGTGTACGAAAACCCAAAGCTGCAAACATCAGATATCATAAAACTCCAAAAAATACAAAACCTCTTTGAACAATACTTTTATTGGGATAAGTTTTGCGATATAATGTCGCTTTAA
- a CDS encoding MotA/TolQ/ExbB proton channel family protein — MINMLIKGGPILWSIILLAFVGTAIVIERLLYFRKIRVDEEKLFLRIKSSLEKGHFDEALYICDTNYSPLSALIKVGIEHRNHPEHIQREVIKDAANQEIPQLEKNLSGLGTIAHIAPLLGLLGTVTGTMKSFGILGQFGAVADPAQLAKGISEALITTVGGILVAVPAVIFYNYLVSKVNLMLIKMENQVNALILMINSSKNNGSKQQ, encoded by the coding sequence ATGATTAACATGCTGATAAAAGGCGGTCCCATACTATGGTCAATAATCCTTCTGGCATTTGTGGGAACCGCAATAGTAATAGAAAGATTGCTATATTTCAGAAAAATACGAGTAGACGAAGAAAAACTATTTTTGAGGATAAAATCTTCCCTAGAAAAAGGACACTTTGACGAGGCGCTCTACATATGCGACACCAACTATTCCCCTTTGAGTGCTCTCATAAAAGTAGGCATAGAACATAGGAATCACCCAGAACACATCCAAAGAGAAGTGATAAAAGATGCGGCTAATCAGGAGATCCCACAACTTGAGAAAAACCTCTCTGGACTAGGCACAATAGCCCACATAGCACCACTTCTTGGACTTCTTGGGACTGTTACAGGAACAATGAAAAGCTTTGGCATACTAGGACAATTTGGTGCGGTAGCAGACCCTGCTCAACTTGCAAAAGGCATATCGGAAGCGCTTATAACAACAGTAGGAGGGATACTCGTTGCAGTCCCGGCTGTTATATTCTATAACTACCTTGTAAGCAAAGTAAACCTCATGCTAATAAAAATGGAAAACCAGGTAAACGCGCTTATCCTGATGATAAATTCTAGCAAGAACAATGGGAGCAAACAACAATGA